The Caldicellulosiruptoraceae bacterium PP1 genome has a window encoding:
- a CDS encoding IS110 family transposase, with amino-acid sequence HLINFISDNGNNRLSDVNKIAEELKKAANRAFRLHSSLAEANDLALSMTLENIRFMQEQLKKLDKEISKLLNAFSQTLNTIPGIGDVLAAGIIAEIGDIYRFKNEAALAKYAGLVWTQYQSGNFNAQETSLAKCGNQYLRYYLVEAANCVRVHTVRYKAFYSKKYSEVTKHQHKRALVLTARRLIPLIFTMLSKGQIYQERGDVYNT; translated from the coding sequence CATTTAATTAATTTCATCTCTGATAATGGCAACAATAGGCTTTCTGATGTTAATAAAATTGCTGAAGAATTAAAAAAGGCTGCTAATCGTGCTTTTAGACTACATTCTTCCTTAGCTGAAGCTAATGACTTAGCTCTTTCTATGACTCTTGAAAATATTAGATTTATGCAAGAGCAACTTAAAAAACTCGATAAAGAAATCTCTAAATTGCTTAATGCTTTTTCTCAAACTTTAAATACTATCCCTGGTATTGGTGATGTCCTTGCTGCTGGCATTATCGCTGAAATAGGTGATATCTATCGTTTTAAAAATGAAGCCGCTTTAGCTAAATATGCCGGCTTAGTTTGGACTCAATATCAATCAGGTAACTTTAATGCCCAAGAAACCTCATTAGCTAAGTGTGGTAACCAATATCTTAGATACTATCTTGTTGAGGCTGCTAACTGTGTTAGGGTGCACACAGTTCGTTATAAAGCTTTCTATAGCAAGAAGTATTCAGAGGTTACCAAACATCAGCATAAACGTGCCCTCGTACTCACTGCTAGACGTTTAATACCTTTGATCTTTACCATGCTCAGTAAAGGTCAAATTTATCAAGAAAGAGGCGATGTTTACAATACTTAA